GCTTGACTTTACCCAGAACTAAAACGTTCTTGGCATGGACGAGGCCGACCTTTCCCTGATAGTATCCAATGTACCACTCTTTGGTCCGCAGTTGCCCTCGAAGTTTGATTTTCTCCTCGCTCAGCAAAGCAATAACATCCCCCTTTTTGTACTCCAAAAGATAAGTGCTCTTGTGCTGCCTGATCACCGTTTTGATCAACTTGCCAAATTTAAGGTTGGTAATGCACCGGTCCTGAAACTTTGGGTATTTGGATGTGACAGCGAGCGGCGAGAGGACAATCTTATccacctctttctttttcagaaacCTCCTCTGACCTGTTATCCTCGCTCCACTTTTAGGTGGCGGCGGTGGAGTTTGGACACAGAACTGTGTGAGGATACAGTCCAGAGCATCCTTGACCTGAACCCTGAGAGTGAAGTCTGAGATGTTGTTGGGGTCGTGTGACGAGATCATGTACAGCAGCCTGCTGACTTTACCCAGTTTCACCTGAAATCCCCGAATCATCCCAGCACCCTCGTTTGCCTTCACCTGGTAGTTGGACATGTTGGAGTATAATCCCACCTGGAGGTCCTGAGGGAACCCCAGGATGAACTGGTGCTTCCCCCACAGCTGGAGGGCCACCGGCGGGGTGGAGCTTGCCTGCCGGCCCACCTCGCTTACCAACAAGGTCTTGGGGGCACAATCATGCCCAAACATGGCCACGACTGTCTTGAAGGACGGGTGGATGTGCTTGGGTCCGTAGACGCCCAGAGTTACTTTCCTCTGCATGTGATCCCAAACTGTTGTATTGTGGGTGATGTACTGCGACTGAACCACAACAGCTACATACATACAAGGCTCCAGGCTGTCCAGCTGCACCTGGACTGTGTCCTTGTAAATGTAAGCATTTGGGATTGGCGTGTAAGGTCCGTCTTTGCAGTCGCTTCGAACACAAAGCACCTCCGCAGTGTGACAGCTCTCCTTCTTCACAGTTACCAACACCTTCATCTCCAGCGTGATGAAAGACTTGGTCTCCATGTTGCTGAGCTTGATCTCCACCACAGGGCTGACGGTGGAGCAGCGATCGTTGTTGAGCTCCAGAGGAGGGTCTAGTAATGCTTTCATGGAGATCTGCTGGTGGTCTCCATGACTGACATGACCTTCGGGGATGTGAGCACTGATATGGGTGTCCGGCAGCTGAACAACTCCTCCATTACTGTCCAACCTGCACACGATGTTGGTCTCCACCGGCTGTGTCTGACCCCATCCAGGACTCTGGCCAAGGGAGTCAAGGTCATGGCAAGACCTGGCTAGCTTTCTGTGGTTTAACCAAGCAGTCCTGAAGTCCTCCCTGCTCTGGAACTGCTCCGGTACAGGAGCCTTAAGGCCTGTGAAGAATCCCGAAGAGGGTAAGGTTGGGTTTGACTGCGCCTGCAGGACTGAGAGTTCTGAGAGACTGTGGGAACGTTTACTCCTGAAAAATG
This genomic interval from Acanthopagrus latus isolate v.2019 chromosome 24, fAcaLat1.1, whole genome shotgun sequence contains the following:
- the LOC119015216 gene encoding SH3 domain-binding protein 4-A-like, whose amino-acid sequence is MAAHRIIRVTNNNHILPRCKSEGTLIDLSEGVTGASLNDVKVPSPSALRLDTSASYEAAQEVVAIKDYCPSSFTTLKFSKGDHLYVLDTSGGEWWYAHNNTEMGYIPAAYVQPVNFRNSSLSDSGMIDSLGEGYEDGSKEFGGLGEWTGMSLRPSTLYNNSPFSVNPFICPLDQNCKDVGGRNSADLILFDALASPSSCSNFNTGAVMSNGFSTCHINSTTPTSPNQEVLPNLHRDNPFFRSKRSHSLSELSVLQAQSNPTLPSSGFFTGLKAPVPEQFQSREDFRTAWLNHRKLARSCHDLDSLGQSPGWGQTQPVETNIVCRLDSNGGVVQLPDTHISAHIPEGHVSHGDHQQISMKALLDPPLELNNDRCSTVSPVVEIKLSNMETKSFITLEMKVLVTVKKESCHTAEVLCVRSDCKDGPYTPIPNAYIYKDTVQVQLDSLEPCMYVAVVVQSQYITHNTTVWDHMQRKVTLGVYGPKHIHPSFKTVVAMFGHDCAPKTLLVSEVGRQASSTPPVALQLWGKHQFILGFPQDLQVGLYSNMSNYQVKANEGAGMIRGFQVKLGKVSRLLYMISSHDPNNISDFTLRVQVKDALDCILTQFCVQTPPPPPKSGARITGQRRFLKKKEVDKIVLSPLAVTSKYPKFQDRCITNLKFGKLIKTVIRQHKSTYLLEYKKGDVIALLSEEKIKLRGQLRTKEWYIGYYQGKVGLVHAKNVLVLGKVKPIYWCGPDLTTTMLLEQILKPCKFLTYIYATVRTVLMENVGNWRAFADALGYGNLPLNYFCRTELDNEPEKVASVLEKLKEESTNMDNKERKSFQRELMMALLKMDCQGLVARLVLDFVLLTTAVEVASRWRELAEKLARVSRQQMEAYEAPHRDKNGLLDNECMWKPAYDFLLTWAAHVGDSYRDVIQELHLGLDKMRNPITKRWKHLTGTLILVNCLDTLRSAAFCPTGYGDFAV